A stretch of the Sorangium aterium genome encodes the following:
- a CDS encoding non-ribosomal peptide synthetase has protein sequence MGDHAHMNEGVTELLGALAQQGIKLSVEGDQLAIGAPKGVVTPEMRALIGQRKSELVALLRQRSGAGGKPVARITPAPQDRYKPFPLTDIQQAYWIGRSAAFDLGDVSIHAYSEIEATGMDLGRLSRAFQRLVERHEMLRAIVLPDGRQQILERVPAYSIEAHDLRGLSPEAAEAELAATRERLAHQLLPADAWPTFEIRASLLDGDRSRIHISLDLLHIDGGSLLKLGHEWALLYRDPGAFLPPIELSFRDYVLAEMELKGSPQHQKAMEYWRERVAVLPPPPELPLAMNPAALPQTRFTRRIAKLDPEAWARLKTQALKHGLTLSAVMMTAYTTVLAAWGERPDFTINVTMFNRLPLHPQVNDLLGDFTSLVLLGTSNTAGETFEERARRVQEQLWNDLQHRSSGIEVLRELAQVRRRLSGGMMPVIFTGILGLASEGFPLSLSLFHELGEVVFSSVQTPQVWLDLQVAEERGGFIAHWDAVAALFPPGMMDDMFNAFCRLVRGLADDPATWKKDARRLIELPEEQIERWAELNATDAPIPAGTLPERFAAQAAQTPEGVALVSSRRSLTYAELSRLANQIGRWLRERGARPDALVAVVMEKGWEQVAAVLGVHAAGAAYLPVDPSLPRERRDFLLEHGQVELVLTQSWLDGSLAWPERVRKLAVDQIPPDLDASPLAPVNRPEDLAYVLYTSGSTGVPKGAMIEHRSVLNRMLDVNRLLEVGPGDRIIGLTALHHDLSVYDVFGGLLAGATLVLPDAPKLRDPAHWVELLASERITFWNSVPAFLEMLVEHLEHTPPDAARLPGALRQVVLSGDWIPVTLPDRLRALSPGVQILGAGGPTETTVWDICYPIGSVEPSWKSIPYGRPMTNARYHVLDDAFAPCPEWVPGHLYIAGAGLARGYFHDEERTAASFVRHPESGERLYRSGDLGRRLPGGLIEILGRADFQVKIQGQRIELGEIEAALMQHPAVRSAVAMAVGEERNKKRLVAYVVLDAPPGAGEGTSAEGPAKPEGGIDDPLARLEFKLKQHGLRADGPERRRISLPVPPVDEATRAHFLGRRTHRQFSRRPIQLDRFAALLSCLRQIDVDGHPKYRYPSAGSLYPIQTYVYVKPGRVEGVAGGTYYYHPREQSLVTLTEGAVIDRRIHYAHNQAPFEEAAFSLFLVAQRNAILPLYGDASHDFCELEAGYMGQLLMTAAPGLGIGLMPVGKLDFAAVRDLFTLDEGHEYAHALLGGGAIDGAAGGWSDDMQAAPRSPEDALRDLLKAKLPAHMVPASIVVLDAMPLTANGKIDRKALSDLKADEPERSAAVVPPRDETERAIASVIGEILGLDHVSVEQSFFELGANSIHVVRIGARLREALGAELSTIELFQYPTVRALAARLAGEGDEGASLKRGRDRAAARRAARAGRGGMGGGGDE, from the coding sequence ATGGGAGACCACGCTCATATGAACGAGGGCGTCACGGAGCTGCTGGGCGCGCTCGCCCAGCAGGGGATCAAGCTGTCGGTCGAGGGCGACCAGCTCGCCATCGGGGCGCCGAAGGGCGTGGTGACGCCGGAGATGCGGGCGCTCATCGGGCAGCGCAAATCCGAGCTCGTCGCGCTCCTCCGCCAGAGGAGCGGCGCGGGCGGCAAGCCCGTCGCGCGGATCACGCCGGCCCCGCAGGATCGCTACAAGCCGTTCCCGCTGACGGACATCCAGCAGGCGTACTGGATCGGGCGGAGCGCCGCGTTCGACCTCGGAGACGTCTCGATCCACGCCTACTCGGAGATCGAGGCGACGGGGATGGATCTCGGGCGGCTCTCGCGCGCCTTTCAGCGGCTCGTGGAGCGGCACGAGATGCTCCGGGCCATCGTGCTCCCCGACGGACGGCAGCAGATCCTGGAGCGCGTGCCCGCGTATTCGATCGAGGCGCACGATCTTCGCGGGCTCTCGCCGGAAGCGGCGGAGGCGGAGCTCGCTGCGACGCGCGAGCGCCTCGCGCACCAGCTGCTCCCGGCCGACGCGTGGCCCACGTTCGAGATCCGCGCGTCGCTGCTCGACGGGGATCGCTCCCGCATCCACATCAGCCTGGATCTGCTCCACATCGACGGCGGCAGCCTGCTCAAGCTCGGCCACGAGTGGGCGCTGCTGTACCGGGATCCGGGCGCCTTCCTGCCGCCGATCGAGCTCTCGTTCCGCGACTACGTGCTCGCCGAGATGGAGCTCAAGGGCTCGCCGCAGCACCAGAAGGCCATGGAGTACTGGCGCGAGCGGGTCGCGGTGCTGCCTCCGCCGCCGGAGCTCCCGCTCGCGATGAACCCGGCTGCCCTGCCTCAGACGCGCTTCACCCGCCGCATCGCCAAGCTCGATCCAGAGGCGTGGGCGCGGCTGAAGACGCAGGCGCTGAAGCACGGGCTCACGCTGTCGGCCGTGATGATGACCGCCTACACGACGGTCCTCGCCGCGTGGGGCGAGCGCCCGGATTTCACGATCAACGTCACGATGTTCAACCGCCTGCCGCTGCACCCGCAGGTGAACGATCTCCTCGGCGACTTCACCTCGCTGGTGCTGCTCGGCACGAGCAACACGGCCGGGGAAACGTTCGAGGAGCGGGCGAGGCGGGTCCAGGAGCAGCTCTGGAACGATCTCCAGCACAGGTCGAGCGGGATCGAGGTCCTGCGCGAGCTGGCCCAGGTTCGGCGGCGGCTCTCGGGCGGCATGATGCCGGTCATCTTCACGGGCATCCTCGGCCTCGCGTCGGAGGGCTTCCCGCTCTCGCTCTCTCTCTTCCACGAGCTCGGCGAGGTCGTCTTCAGCAGCGTTCAGACCCCGCAGGTGTGGCTCGACCTCCAGGTCGCGGAGGAGCGCGGCGGCTTCATCGCCCACTGGGACGCGGTCGCCGCGCTGTTCCCGCCCGGGATGATGGACGACATGTTCAACGCCTTCTGCCGGCTGGTCCGGGGGCTCGCCGACGATCCGGCGACGTGGAAGAAGGACGCTCGCCGCCTGATCGAGCTGCCGGAGGAGCAGATCGAGCGATGGGCGGAGCTCAACGCCACGGACGCGCCCATCCCCGCGGGCACCCTGCCGGAGCGCTTCGCGGCCCAGGCCGCGCAGACGCCGGAGGGCGTGGCCCTGGTGTCGTCACGCCGCAGCCTGACGTACGCGGAGCTGTCGCGGCTGGCCAACCAGATCGGCCGCTGGCTGCGCGAGCGCGGCGCGCGCCCCGACGCGCTCGTGGCCGTGGTGATGGAGAAGGGGTGGGAGCAGGTCGCGGCCGTGCTGGGCGTCCACGCGGCAGGAGCGGCCTATCTGCCCGTCGACCCGAGCCTGCCGCGGGAGCGCCGTGACTTCCTCCTGGAGCACGGCCAGGTGGAGCTGGTCCTCACCCAGTCGTGGCTGGACGGGTCGCTCGCGTGGCCGGAGCGCGTCCGCAAGCTCGCCGTCGACCAGATCCCGCCCGACCTCGACGCCTCGCCGCTCGCGCCGGTCAACCGCCCGGAGGACCTCGCCTACGTGCTCTACACGTCGGGCTCCACGGGCGTGCCGAAGGGGGCGATGATCGAGCACCGGAGCGTGCTGAACCGCATGCTCGACGTCAACCGGCTCCTCGAGGTCGGCCCCGGTGATCGCATCATCGGCCTGACCGCGCTGCACCACGATCTCTCGGTCTACGACGTGTTCGGCGGCCTGCTCGCGGGCGCGACCCTGGTGCTGCCCGACGCCCCAAAGCTCCGGGATCCGGCGCACTGGGTCGAGCTCCTGGCGAGCGAGCGCATCACGTTCTGGAACTCGGTGCCGGCGTTCCTGGAGATGCTGGTCGAGCACCTCGAGCACACGCCGCCCGACGCGGCGAGGCTGCCCGGCGCGCTCCGGCAGGTGGTCCTGTCCGGCGACTGGATCCCCGTCACGCTACCGGACCGCCTGCGCGCGCTTTCGCCGGGCGTCCAGATCCTCGGCGCCGGCGGGCCGACCGAGACCACGGTCTGGGACATCTGCTACCCGATCGGGTCGGTCGAGCCGTCGTGGAAGAGCATCCCCTACGGCCGGCCGATGACGAACGCCCGGTACCACGTGCTCGACGACGCGTTCGCGCCGTGCCCCGAATGGGTGCCGGGACACCTCTACATCGCCGGAGCGGGCCTCGCTCGAGGCTACTTCCACGACGAAGAGCGGACCGCCGCGAGCTTCGTCCGGCACCCGGAGAGCGGCGAGCGCCTCTATCGCAGCGGCGATCTGGGGCGACGCCTCCCCGGCGGCCTCATCGAGATCCTCGGCCGCGCGGACTTCCAGGTGAAGATCCAGGGGCAGCGCATCGAGCTCGGCGAGATCGAGGCGGCCCTGATGCAGCACCCGGCGGTGCGCTCGGCCGTGGCGATGGCCGTGGGAGAGGAGCGCAACAAGAAGCGCCTCGTCGCCTACGTGGTGCTGGACGCGCCTCCGGGCGCAGGAGAGGGCACGTCAGCGGAGGGGCCCGCGAAGCCGGAGGGCGGGATCGACGATCCCTTGGCTCGCCTAGAGTTCAAGCTCAAGCAGCACGGCCTGCGCGCGGACGGCCCGGAGCGGCGCCGGATCTCGCTGCCTGTGCCACCTGTGGACGAGGCGACGCGGGCGCACTTCCTGGGGCGCCGGACCCACCGCCAGTTCTCCCGCAGGCCGATCCAGCTGGACCGGTTCGCTGCGCTCCTCTCCTGCCTCCGTCAGATCGACGTCGATGGGCACCCCAAGTACCGCTACCCGTCCGCGGGGAGCCTGTACCCCATCCAGACCTACGTCTACGTGAAGCCGGGTCGCGTCGAAGGGGTGGCCGGGGGGACCTACTACTATCACCCGCGCGAGCAGAGCCTGGTGACCCTCACGGAGGGCGCCGTCATCGATCGGCGGATTCACTACGCGCACAACCAGGCGCCGTTCGAAGAGGCGGCGTTCTCGCTGTTCCTCGTCGCGCAGCGGAACGCCATCCTGCCCCTGTACGGCGACGCATCGCACGACTTCTGCGAGCTCGAGGCGGGCTACATGGGCCAGCTCCTGATGACGGCCGCGCCTGGCCTGGGGATCGGCTTGATGCCCGTGGGCAAGCTGGACTTCGCGGCGGTCCGGGATCTCTTTACGCTCGACGAGGGCCACGAGTACGCGCACGCGCTGCTCGGCGGCGGCGCGATCGACGGCGCTGCGGGCGGCTGGTCGGACGACATGCAGGCCGCTCCGCGCTCGCCGGAGGACGCGCTGCGCGATCTCCTCAAGGCCAAGCTCCCGGCGCACATGGTCCCTGCCTCGATCGTGGTGCTCGACGCGATGCCGCTCACGGCGAACGGCAAGATCGATCGCAAGGCGCTCTCCGATCTGAAGGCCGATGAGCCGGAGCGGAGCGCCGCCGTGGTGCCGCCGCGCGACGAGACAGAGCGGGCGATCGCCTCGGTGATAGGGGAGATCCTTGGGCTCGATCACGTGAGCGTCGAGCAGAGCTTCTTCGAGCTCGGAGCCAACTCGATTCACGTGGTCCGCATCGGCGCCCGGCTGAGAGAGGCGCTTGGCGCTGAGCTCTCCACGATCGAGCTGTTCCAGTACCCGACCGTCCGCGCGCTCGCGGCGCGCCTCGCCGGGGAGGGGGACGAGGGCGCCTCCCTCAAGCGGGGCCGAGACAGGGCAGCGGCGCGGCGCGCGGCCCGCGCCGGGCGCGGAGGCATGGGCGGGGGCGGAGATGAGTGA